DNA from Mycobacterium bourgelatii:
GCCAAGATGTTCTGAGCCGCCTCTTTGCCCAGGAAGTGGTCGATGCGGAAAATCTGGGATTCTTCGAAGGTTTCGTGCAAGAAGTCGTTGAGAGCGATCGCGCTTTCCAGGTCGGTGCCGAACGGCTTTTCCATGACTACCCGGGACCGTTCAACGAGGTTCGCTTCACGCAGCATGTCGATCACGGCGCGCGCGGCTTTCGGAGGGACGGATAGGTAATGCAGTCGGCGGACCTCCGTGCCCAGGTTGGCTTCGGCCCGCGCAACCGCCTCCGCGAGTGCTTCGGGTCCCGCCCCCTGAGGCACGTAATGAAGTATCCGCGCGAAGCTGTCCCACTGGTCCGGCGTGAGCTGATGCGAACCGAACGAGTCGATCGCGTTCTTGGCGATCTTCCTGAACTCGTCGTCGTTCAGGTCCTCCAACGACGTGGCGACGATTTCGATGTTGGGTGCGAGCTCGGACTGATCCAAATGGGCCAAGCCGGGAATCAGCTTGCGCTTGGCCAGATCTCCGGTCGCCCCGAACAACACGATGACGTGAGGCTCGAGCGTTTCGGTGTCAGTACGGTGGGGGCGCGATTCCGGCGCGGGATACGAGATGGTCTGCGGTTTCTTGGGGGCCACCCGTGCATAATGTCGATCCCAGTCCGCTGTGTCTAGGCTGAATTCAACGACGTAGGACTAACCGGGGGTGCGCGATGTGGACGATCATCTGCCGTCTGCTCTCTGTTTCGGCGTTAGCACTCGCATCGATGGCGATCGTGACGATCGGATCTCCCGCGGTGAGTTCAGCGGAATGCGCCGACGGTGAATGGTGGGACGCGAAGGCAAACCAGTGCCGTCCAGCAGGCGCACCCGAAGCGCTGCCCTGCGATGCCGGTCAGTGGTGGGACCCAACGGCAAATACGTGCCGGCCCTTGGGAGTTGGGCCGCAGCCGCTAGCGTGTGAGGCGGGACAATGGTGGGATCCAACAGCCAATGTGTGCCGCCCCCTCGGGGTTGGGCCGCAGCCCCTCGCCTGCGACGACGGTTGGTGGTGGGATCCGGCCTCCAACTCCTGCCGGCCGCCGCTGTTACCGCCCCTCGGGTGATCCGTAGAACTATGCGCCGGGGATCGTCTTGCGCTTGCCTCCGGGGAGCCGGTCGACCACCCGTCCCAGCCTGACGACGGTGTTCTCTAACGGGTCGACGATTTCGGCGATCCGCTGCACGGTCGGCAGGGCACGTGCGATGGTCGCGGCATCCGCGGCCAACCGCTCCGCATGGGTGTCGATGCCCTGCGCCGCTTGAGTCAGCGTCGTGATTTCGGCGGCGATCTGGCCCGCGTTGTGATTGATGCCGGCCGCGCTCTCGGTGAGTTCGGCAATGTTGTCGGCAATAAATTGAATAGATCGTCGCAATTCCACGACGTCATCGAGGGCCGAATCCGCGCGGTCTATTAGCTTGATAAGAGCGGCGACGCGTCGGCCCGTGGCTTCTACTGCTTGGCGAGTCCATGCCAGCGCTGCGACTGGCGAAGTGATGACGGGCAGATTGATGGCCAAAGCATCCTCGCTTCGGTAGGCGGTTCATCGGATGCTATCTCAATGCCGACTGCGCGCGGCTGACCTGCGCAAATACGCGCCGCGGGACGCGTATGGCCGCCCGGAAAATTAGTGCACTTAGCACCCGACGGGCCAACTTAAAATTGAGAAGCGCACGAATCGCCCTGCCGAAGGCGTCATCGAGCGCACATTGTTTGCACCGGGGGAGACGGTCGCGAATTGCGACAAAGACGAAAGGGATGAGTTGGTGTCAGAAATGCGCTCGGTTCCCCGGCGACTTGATCTCGTATCGGTAAAAAGCGCCCCACGCTCAGCCGCTTCAGAAGACCGGTCCTGGGTGACGAAGGCGGCGTGCAAGACCGCAGATCCCGACGAACTCTTTGTGCGCGGCGCCGCGCAGCGCCAGGCCGCGATCATTTGTCGACACTGCCCCGTCATGCAGCAGTGCGCGGCCGATGCGCTCGACAACCAGGTCGAGTACGGGGTCTGGGGAGGCATGACTGAACGCCAGCGCAGGGCCCTACTCAAACAGCATCCCGACGTCGTCTCGTGGGCGAGCTTCTTCGAAAAGCGCGCCAAACGCTCGACCGGATAGCGGCCTTCGCGTACCGGCCGTCGTAGGTCAGGAGGCGCTGAGGATCTTGATCGCGAAGACGAGCGTGTCGCCGGGCAAGATGCCGGCCCGGGGTTGCCCCTCGGGATAGCCGTCCGCGGACGTCATTGCGACGGCGACGGTGGACCCGACCTTCTGTCCGGCGATGGCCTTTTGGAAGCCTGGCACGACACCGGTGAGCGGAAAGTCGACCGGCACACCCCGCTGGTAGCTGCTGTCGAAAACCGAACCGTCGCGCCCATTGACGCCCATGTAGCAGACGGAAACGGTTGCGTTGTTGGAGACGACCGGCCCGTCACCCGCGCGCAACGTATGCACCTGGGTCTGGTTCACGCTGAACGGTCCCGTCACTTTCACGACCGGCGCGGTCGTGTCGGTGGAGCCGGTGACCGCGACGCTTCCGGTGGTCCCCGAAAGCGTCCATTCCGGCGTTCCGCTGTTCTGTGGTGCTGCAGTGGGACACGTTGCGGCCGCGCTTGCCGTGCCCGCTCCCGCGAACGTGAGAACGGCTGCCGTGCAAGCGGCGAGAGCGACAGAGGAATACATCCGGGAGGACTTCACGGCCGTCAGGCTACCGTCTGTCGCTTCGCCGCCGTCAAAGTGAGGTTTTGCTCGGCGCCAGACACCTGACTACCAGCCAAATGGTATAGATTAGATAAGAACCATCTCATCCATATTGCAGGGATTATCGTGAAGCTGCCTCGCCAACGGATCATCGAAGACTTCGAGAAGATGGTCGGGCGCCACGACGACCCAGCCATCTACGGCGGCCCGGACGGCGACCCCGGGCTGATCGGGCCGGACAGCGTGTCCTGGCGGGTGCATGCCGACCTCGCGGCCGTTACCCAGGCCGGCACCGCGGCGATCGTGCTCGAAGTTCTGCACCCGTCGGTTATCGCAGGCGTGCAAGACATGTCGACGTATCGGGAAGACCCCTTCAAACGTGCGCGCGCGACGCTGGGTTACGTGCTTGCCACCACCTTCGGAAACACCGCGGCCGCAACCCGAATCATCGAGCACGTCAAGCACATTCATTCGTTCGTCAACGGCACCCGACCCGACGGCGTGCCTTACCGGGCGCTCGATCCCGACCTGATCGCGTGGGTGCACACGGCCATCCCGTGGATGATCCTGCGCACCTACGAACGCACCAACCGTCCGTTGAGCACAGCCGAAAAGGATGCTTACCTGGCTGAGCAAGCCGTCATCGGCAAGATGGGCGGCGCGGACTGGGTGCCGACCAACACCGCCGAACTCGACGAGTACGTTGCCACGATGCGGCCCAAACTCGCCGTGAACAGCCAGACCAGAGAATTCATCGACTTCCTGCTATCCGCACCGTTCGGCCCCAGCCTGCCGCCGGCGGCCGATGCCGCGCTGCACCGCTTCGCCCTCTATGCGGGAATGAGCGCCGCTCCCAAGTGGGCCCGTGAACTCATCGGATTCGATCGCCCGTCGCCGTTAATACGCGCCATGATCCGTCCGTATCTTTACTTCGACGCGCGAATGTTGCGCTGGGCGTTCGGGACTCCGCGCTATGTCGAAATGGCGCGGGCGCGCGCAAGCGGCGCGCAGCAACTGAAAGCGGCCGGGTGACCGAGGGCGCCCTGGTCAGGATGCTCGGTTCCGCCGCTACTGGCGGTGTCGACCCCGAGGCCGCCGACCGCACGACGCAGCGGATCCTCGACGCTGCGCTCCAGGAGGCGGCAACCGTTGGGCTGCAACGGCTTACGGTAGAAGATGTGGTGCGCCGAGCGAGGGTGGCCAGGATGACCGTCTACCGGCGGTACCCTCGCCGCGACGATCTCGTCGAAGCCTTGGTGCGACGTGAGACGCAGCGATTCCTCGCCGCCGTGGCGGACGGAATCGAGAAGACGAAGGACCCGCAGGACGGCGTTGTCGAGGCGTTCATCGCGGCAGTGCGCTTTTCGCGCTCGCACCCGATGCTGCGCCGGGCCGCCCACACCGAGTCGGCGCTATCCGCCGCCGACAACGCCGAACTGCTGGACATCGGTGCCGCGTTCATTGCCAGGCAAATTCATGGAGAAGCGCCGGGCGCCCCGACTCAACCGGTGCGATGGGTGGCCGATGTCTTCGCGCGGCTCTTCATGACCTACATCGCAACTCCGCCAACGGATCCCGACTTCGGTGATGACGACGAGCTGCGGCGGTTCGCCCATGAGGTGCTGACGCCGATGGTCGAACGTGCGGTCGGGACCGGCGAATAGCGGCAATCTCTTTCGCCGCCGAGCGGCGAGGATTCGGGGTATCGGACGGCTCAAGATCCCCCGAGTGATTACCGCTATCCACTCGGTTACTGCCACTGTGTTCGGGATGCAGCTACCTAGACGAGGAGATGTGGTGTCGTGCACCGAAGGCCGGCCGCACCGAGTCGACCCAGTAGTTTCTCCGGCGGCACTTCGCAGGAGTCATAGGGCGTTATGCGGCTTCGATAGAGCGGTGTCTCACCGGTGATACAATGAGTACATGGCTGAGGTTGTGTCAGTGCGCGACCTGCGCAACAACGGTGGGGAAGTGTTGCGTCGTGTTGAGCGCGGAGAGCGGATCATCGTGACACGTGATGGCACGCCGGTGGCTGAACTCAACCCACTGCCTCGTAGGAGCACCAGTCCGACTGAACTCATTCGCCGACGTCGGCACCTTCCGCGCGTGGACCTCGACAAGTTGCGTTCGGATCTCGACAGCGTGCTGGACGCTTCTTTATGAGTCGATCTGATGACCGGCAACTAGGCATGCTCGACACCTCGACGGTGATCTTGCTCGGCAGATTGGCCGATCCCGGTGAACTCCCCGAAGAGTCGGTGATAAGCGCCATCACCCTTGCCGAGCTATCGGCGGGTCCGCTCGTCGCCCGCAGTGAAGCCGAACGCAGCGCACGCCAGCAACATCTACAGCAGGCGGAAGCGGATTTTGGAGTCCTTCCGTTCGATGCCGCAAGCGCGCGGGCGTTTGGGGGAATCGCTGCAGACTTGCGGGCCTCGGGACGCAAATCTAATGCTCGAGCCTACGACGCGTTGATCGCTGCCACTGCCGTCGCACACGGTGTGCCGTTGTACACCTGCAACCCAAGTGATTTCGCCGGAATCCACCAGTTGGACCTACGCGCGGTTACGCACCCGGATCGTTGACGCACAGATAAGTCGCGGCCGATTGCGAAGGGAGTCACATGAGTGAGACCCGTCGCCGTTCGCGCCGCAGGCGGAAATCAGCGAAGGGAGAGAGGAGACCACGTTGGTTACTGAAACCCGTGTGAGCAGGCAATGGCTTGCCCCTGCGACCGTCCAGATTCCATAGGGTCATCGACCATGCTGTTGCGTTCAATTCTGTTGTTCATCCTGGCTGCGCTCGCGGAAATCGGTGGTGCTTGGTTGGTCTGGCAAAGCGTCCGCGAGCAACGTGGCTGGCTCTGGGCAGGTCTCGGCGTCATTGCGCTCGGAATATACGGGTTCGTCGCCACGATGCAGCCCGACGCCCATTTCGGCCGAATCCTGGCCGCCTACGGTGGAATTTTCGTCGCAGGATCGCTGGCCTGGGGCATGGCGGTGGACGGATTCCGCCCCGACCGGTGGGA
Protein-coding regions in this window:
- a CDS encoding YnfA family protein produces the protein MLLRSILLFILAALAEIGGAWLVWQSVREQRGWLWAGLGVIALGIYGFVATMQPDAHFGRILAAYGGIFVAGSLAWGMAVDGFRPDRWDVIGAVICLAGVGVIMYAPRTH
- a CDS encoding type II toxin-antitoxin system Phd/YefM family antitoxin, whose translation is MAEVVSVRDLRNNGGEVLRRVERGERIIVTRDGTPVAELNPLPRRSTSPTELIRRRRHLPRVDLDKLRSDLDSVLDASL
- a CDS encoding oxygenase MpaB family protein, whose amino-acid sequence is MKLPRQRIIEDFEKMVGRHDDPAIYGGPDGDPGLIGPDSVSWRVHADLAAVTQAGTAAIVLEVLHPSVIAGVQDMSTYREDPFKRARATLGYVLATTFGNTAAATRIIEHVKHIHSFVNGTRPDGVPYRALDPDLIAWVHTAIPWMILRTYERTNRPLSTAEKDAYLAEQAVIGKMGGADWVPTNTAELDEYVATMRPKLAVNSQTREFIDFLLSAPFGPSLPPAADAALHRFALYAGMSAAPKWARELIGFDRPSPLIRAMIRPYLYFDARMLRWAFGTPRYVEMARARASGAQQLKAAG
- a CDS encoding FKBP-type peptidyl-prolyl cis-trans isomerase, with product MYSSVALAACTAAVLTFAGAGTASAAATCPTAAPQNSGTPEWTLSGTTGSVAVTGSTDTTAPVVKVTGPFSVNQTQVHTLRAGDGPVVSNNATVSVCYMGVNGRDGSVFDSSYQRGVPVDFPLTGVVPGFQKAIAGQKVGSTVAVAMTSADGYPEGQPRAGILPGDTLVFAIKILSAS
- a CDS encoding TetR/AcrR family transcriptional regulator; protein product: MTEGALVRMLGSAATGGVDPEAADRTTQRILDAALQEAATVGLQRLTVEDVVRRARVARMTVYRRYPRRDDLVEALVRRETQRFLAAVADGIEKTKDPQDGVVEAFIAAVRFSRSHPMLRRAAHTESALSAADNAELLDIGAAFIARQIHGEAPGAPTQPVRWVADVFARLFMTYIATPPTDPDFGDDDELRRFAHEVLTPMVERAVGTGE
- a CDS encoding WhiB family transcriptional regulator; the protein is MSEMRSVPRRLDLVSVKSAPRSAASEDRSWVTKAACKTADPDELFVRGAAQRQAAIICRHCPVMQQCAADALDNQVEYGVWGGMTERQRRALLKQHPDVVSWASFFEKRAKRSTG
- a CDS encoding type II toxin-antitoxin system VapC family toxin, translated to MSRSDDRQLGMLDTSTVILLGRLADPGELPEESVISAITLAELSAGPLVARSEAERSARQQHLQQAEADFGVLPFDAASARAFGGIAADLRASGRKSNARAYDALIAATAVAHGVPLYTCNPSDFAGIHQLDLRAVTHPDR